The Silvanigrella paludirubra genome contains a region encoding:
- a CDS encoding phosphatase PAP2 family protein yields the protein MTAIKTKSLQILQKATIKNTNLIYFLCLSFVFIINIIINSKESYNTWIEIIGTILQIAIPMYVLVPVIWKKDKEGTIQMLRLLLVVVGITWAFKLGLSQVFGINDMRPRGGSMSFPSGHTTGAFSGAIFLSLRYGWKYAAFTLPLAFFVGYTRIYALAHWPIDVIAAIILCSVSGFLLVKKYQKTEA from the coding sequence ATGACTGCTATAAAAACGAAGTCATTACAAATTTTGCAAAAAGCAACAATAAAAAATACAAACTTAATTTATTTTTTATGTTTATCATTTGTTTTTATTATTAATATTATAATAAATTCAAAAGAATCGTATAATACATGGATAGAAATAATTGGTACAATTCTGCAAATTGCAATTCCCATGTATGTCTTAGTTCCTGTTATTTGGAAAAAAGATAAAGAGGGAACAATTCAAATGCTACGTTTGCTACTGGTTGTAGTAGGAATTACTTGGGCCTTTAAATTAGGCTTAAGTCAAGTATTTGGAATCAATGATATGAGACCTAGAGGAGGCTCCATGAGCTTCCCTAGTGGCCATACTACAGGAGCTTTTTCAGGGGCAATATTTTTATCATTAAGATATGGCTGGAAATACGCTGCTTTTACCTTACCTCTCGCTTTTTTTGTTGGGTACACTCGTATTTATGCTCTTGCACACTGGCCAATAGATGTTATAGCGGCTATCATATTATGCTCTGTAAGTGGTTTTTTACTTGTAAAAAAATATCAAAAAACAGAGGCTTAA
- a CDS encoding DsbA family protein — MSVKKFFQIIVLFSIGLIFGIILTYFIFIKNSFIFNEKYINPVLGRKLINFEDKIWTSNDLPYDLFLEYSIIENNYYKSLKNFAEKLALSISMSQDLRKDVNSNFIPKLKDLIKIEGVKETDAKKYYDNLVSKYGTNIFGGQAFDKAKQQLLFQLNNEKIASFSNNKIEELINIGKLRLLFESPLGIPANIDYSLFPKRGNLDSNITFISVIDFIDHKSRDIHPEIEEMYKKFSRKIRFINIPYSNLQNSLNDDFAKGAFCANEQGNTIYWDFYKKSFEFLNKYSSDYYNKEIKNLNNIVLSVAKSTDLKMDKFSLCLNSNRTKEIIIRTHNLLNESTEFKGAPAFYLNKRFLLISLKEIDKIFNNF; from the coding sequence ATGAGTGTTAAAAAATTTTTTCAAATAATTGTTTTATTTTCAATAGGGTTAATTTTTGGTATTATTTTAACATACTTTATTTTCATTAAAAATTCATTTATATTTAATGAAAAATATATAAATCCTGTATTGGGAAGAAAATTAATTAATTTTGAAGATAAAATTTGGACAAGCAATGATCTTCCTTATGATTTATTTTTAGAATATAGTATTATTGAAAATAATTACTATAAATCTTTAAAAAATTTTGCGGAAAAATTAGCATTAAGTATATCAATGTCCCAAGATTTGAGAAAAGATGTTAATTCAAATTTTATTCCAAAACTTAAGGATTTAATCAAAATTGAAGGTGTTAAAGAAACTGATGCAAAGAAATATTATGATAATTTAGTTAGTAAATATGGTACAAATATTTTTGGCGGACAAGCTTTTGACAAAGCTAAGCAACAGCTTTTATTTCAATTAAACAATGAAAAAATAGCATCTTTTTCAAATAATAAAATAGAAGAACTAATTAATATTGGGAAATTAAGATTACTTTTTGAATCTCCATTAGGTATTCCAGCCAATATTGATTATTCATTATTTCCAAAAAGAGGAAATTTAGATTCAAATATTACGTTTATTAGTGTTATAGATTTTATTGATCATAAAAGTAGAGATATTCATCCTGAAATTGAAGAAATGTATAAAAAATTTTCAAGAAAAATTAGATTTATAAATATTCCATATTCAAATTTGCAAAATAGCTTAAATGATGATTTTGCTAAAGGAGCATTTTGTGCTAATGAACAAGGAAATACTATTTATTGGGATTTTTATAAAAAATCATTTGAATTTTTAAATAAATATTCTTCTGATTATTATAATAAGGAAATTAAAAATTTAAATAATATTGTTTTATCTGTTGCTAAATCTACGGACTTAAAAATGGATAAATTTTCTTTATGTTTAAATTCTAATAGAACTAAAGAGATTATTATTAGAACTCATAATCTATTAAATGAATCAACTGAATTTAAAGGTGCTCCTGCTTTTTATTTAAATAAAAGATTTCTTTTAATTTCTTTAAAAGAAATTGATAAAATATTCAATAATTTTTGA
- a CDS encoding KH domain-containing protein has translation MRELIEYVAKSLVDNADKVEINEINGAQTNVIELKVAKEDVGKIIGKSGRTADAIRTILNCGAAKQNKRYILHIIDE, from the coding sequence ATGCGAGAATTAATTGAATATGTAGCTAAATCACTTGTAGATAATGCAGACAAGGTTGAAATTAACGAAATTAATGGCGCTCAAACAAATGTAATTGAATTAAAAGTGGCAAAAGAAGATGTAGGAAAAATAATTGGTAAAAGCGGTAGAACAGCTGATGCCATTAGAACTATATTAAATTGCGGAGCTGCTAAACAAAATAAAAGATATATTCTTCACATTATCGACGAATAA
- a CDS encoding DUF6242 domain-containing protein produces the protein INGTTQVSTTTANDFTNPVTYTITAQDGVSNNSYTVTVTYDADPGTLILTFSFNINGTSYYGTIDQQNFTINVSGVPFGTDLTSLVATFSLSAGASATVNGTTQVSATTANDFTNPVTYTITAQDGITIAIYTVTIDPGDQIFTFSFNINGTSYDGIIDQSNYTIDVSRLPYGTDLTNLIAAFTLSSGATATVNGTTQVSTTTPNDFTNPVTYTITAQDGITIANYTINVSVLPPPFAIFYFKLSNIFYLGNIDHINHTINVIGLPFGTDLSNLVAYYSLAPHVVVKVNGVTQSQGVTTNNFMSPVIYVFTRFDSFDVNYTVTVSTNGH, from the coding sequence GATTAATGGAACTACACAAGTTAGCACCACTACCGCTAATGATTTTACCAACCCTGTTACCTATACAATTACTGCTCAAGATGGAGTTTCTAACAACAGCTACACTGTTACTGTTACATATGATGCAGACCCTGGTACTTTAATATTAACTTTTTCTTTTAATATAAATGGAACTTCATATTATGGAACAATTGATCAACAAAATTTCACTATAAATGTAAGTGGTGTTCCTTTTGGAACAGATCTCACCAGCTTAGTTGCTACATTTTCTCTCTCTGCTGGCGCTTCTGCTACAGTTAATGGAACTACACAAGTTAGCGCCACTACCGCTAATGATTTTACCAACCCTGTTACCTATACAATTACTGCTCAAGATGGTATCACCATTGCAATTTATACAGTAACAATTGACCCTGGAGATCAAATATTTACATTTTCTTTTAATATAAATGGAACTTCGTATGATGGAATAATTGATCAATCTAATTATACTATTGATGTTAGTAGACTACCATACGGGACAGATCTTACTAACTTAATTGCTGCATTTACACTTTCTTCAGGTGCTACAGCTACAGTTAATGGAACTACACAAGTTAGCACCACTACCCCTAATGATTTTACTAACCCTGTTACCTATACAATTACTGCTCAAGATGGTATCACCATTGCTAATTATACAATTAATGTTAGTGTACTACCACCTCCATTTGCAATATTTTATTTCAAACTTTCTAATATATTTTATTTAGGAAACATTGATCATATTAATCATACAATAAATGTCATCGGGCTCCCATTTGGAACAGATTTAAGCAACTTAGTAGCGTATTATTCATTAGCACCTCATGTTGTGGTAAAAGTAAACGGAGTAACACAATCTCAGGGAGTTACAACTAATAATTTTATGAGTCCAGTGATTTATGTTTTTACTAGATTTGATTCATTTGATGTAAATTATACAGTAACTGTTTCAACCAATGGACATTAA
- a CDS encoding DUF6242 domain-containing protein: MKRIKILIALSFQLFILVVSCFPIIPEPKPPLQHPNINEFSIPSQISSSISGNNVNVVMPFGTNLTSLVATFSLSAGASAKINGTTQVSTTTANDFTNPVTYTITAQDGVSNNSYTVTVTNASNSAAQLTAFSIPSQISSSISGNNVNVVMPFGTNLTSLVATFSLSAGASAK, translated from the coding sequence ATGAAACGAATAAAAATTCTTATAGCATTATCATTTCAATTATTTATATTAGTTGTTAGTTGTTTCCCAATTATACCAGAACCTAAACCTCCCTTACAGCATCCTAATATTAATGAATTTTCAATTCCTTCTCAAATCTCTAGCTCAATCTCTGGAAATAATGTCAATGTTGTCATGCCTTTTGGGACAAATCTAACCAGCTTAGTTGCTACATTCTCTCTCTCTGCTGGCGCTTCTGCTAAAATTAATGGAACTACACAAGTTAGCACCACTACCGCTAATGATTTTACCAACCCTGTTACCTATACAATTACTGCTCAAGATGGAGTTTCTAACAACAGCTACACTGTTACTGTTACAAACGCCTCAAACTCAGCCGCTCAATTGACTGCATTTTCAATTCCTTCTCAAATCTCTAGCTCAATCTCTGGAAATAATGTCAATGTTGTCATGCCTTTTGGGACAAATCTAACCAGCTTAGTTGCTACATTCTCTCTCTCTGCTGGCGCTTCTGCTAAAA
- a CDS encoding Hsp20/alpha crystallin family protein has protein sequence MYYNSIRRHCSNKNNSLPFFGFHNEVGTLLHSILKDHIKNTETEEKGEVWFKPNIDIFETKTHYIVTTELAGVEQKDIQILIEKNILTIYGEKKKAEINNETTVFRNERSFGKFSRSIEFPEKANPEVTDAQFKDGILTIKIEKYIQTEAKKIEIRTA, from the coding sequence ATGTATTATAATAGCATTAGAAGACATTGTTCTAATAAAAATAATTCGTTACCTTTTTTTGGATTTCACAATGAAGTTGGTACTTTATTACATTCTATTCTTAAAGACCATATTAAAAATACGGAAACAGAAGAAAAAGGAGAAGTTTGGTTTAAACCTAATATAGATATTTTTGAGACAAAAACACATTATATAGTTACAACCGAATTAGCAGGAGTTGAACAAAAAGATATTCAAATTTTGATTGAAAAAAATATATTAACAATTTATGGTGAAAAGAAAAAAGCGGAAATAAATAACGAAACAACCGTATTTAGAAATGAAAGGAGTTTTGGAAAATTTAGTCGTTCGATTGAGTTTCCTGAAAAAGCAAATCCTGAGGTTACAGATGCTCAATTTAAAGACGGTATTCTAACTATTAAAATAGAAAAATATATTCAAACTGAAGCTAAAAAAATTGAAATTCGTACCGCTTAA
- the tkt gene encoding transketolase, translating to MFMKFVSDHKKDLENIAVAVRILGMDAVLKAKSGHVGLPLGGAEMGTLLYFAAMNHNPSNPNWIDRDRFVLSAGHGSMLQYALLHLSGYSLSKEEIIQFRQLGSSTAGHPEYGHTPGIECTTGPLGQGISHAVGMALAERMLASRFNEKDSSLIDHRTFVIAGDGCLMEGVSSEACSFAGHHKLNRLITLYDANNITIDGTIDISFTENVAKRYESYGWNVLHADGNDFLSLAKAMEKAFENSNLPNGETGPTLIVCKGIPGKGSPKWEGKPKIHGNPMTAEDVIDAKKHLGIENTTPFYIPDSLIESAHKLIHFRKEKYNKWEVSFKETEQKWQKSNSNKLELWKTHFNDQFVVSLKSESWALAKGKMATRVASGKALCELAAENPRLVGGSADLAGSNLTTLPNTSFINSKDFSGRNIHFGVREHGMAAICNGITLHGGFQAYCATFAVFSDYMRPAIRLAAIMKTPTLFILTHDSYAVGEDGPTHQPIEHAASLRAIPDLQVYRPADTLETFVAWENAVATYNKPTALLLTRQDLEDLDNHLQAPRKMENVKEGLVKGAYMLKDFSENEKSEKIVLIASGSEVSLALQTARELENKSLENASGNKVTLSIRVISSCAPQLLVENPVTLNNLLPKELPIIAIEAGSTQSWGEIVGRNGAIFGMKSFGASAPAQDLAKHFGFTPEKFGLFILNHLKLR from the coding sequence ATGTTTATGAAATTTGTTTCAGATCATAAAAAAGACTTAGAAAATATTGCCGTTGCCGTGCGTATTTTAGGAATGGATGCTGTTTTAAAAGCAAAATCAGGACATGTTGGATTGCCTTTGGGGGGTGCTGAAATGGGCACCCTTCTTTATTTTGCAGCAATGAATCACAATCCAAGTAACCCAAATTGGATTGATCGCGATCGTTTTGTTTTATCAGCGGGTCATGGAAGCATGCTTCAATACGCCCTTCTCCATTTATCAGGATATTCCCTATCAAAAGAAGAAATTATCCAGTTCCGTCAACTTGGAAGCAGCACGGCAGGCCATCCAGAATATGGCCACACACCTGGAATAGAATGCACAACAGGTCCTTTAGGACAAGGTATTTCACACGCTGTTGGTATGGCGCTAGCAGAACGCATGCTTGCTTCTCGTTTTAATGAAAAAGATTCTTCTTTAATTGATCACAGGACATTTGTTATTGCAGGAGACGGTTGCTTAATGGAGGGAGTCAGTTCAGAAGCTTGTAGTTTTGCTGGCCACCATAAGTTAAATCGTTTAATTACTCTTTATGATGCCAATAATATTACAATTGACGGAACAATTGATATTTCATTTACGGAAAATGTCGCTAAAAGATATGAATCTTATGGATGGAATGTTTTACATGCCGACGGAAATGACTTTTTATCCTTAGCAAAAGCTATGGAAAAAGCATTCGAAAACTCCAATTTACCAAATGGAGAAACAGGACCAACATTAATTGTTTGCAAAGGAATTCCTGGGAAAGGTTCACCTAAATGGGAAGGAAAACCTAAAATTCATGGAAACCCCATGACTGCAGAAGATGTCATTGATGCCAAAAAACATCTTGGCATTGAAAATACAACTCCATTTTATATCCCAGATTCCCTTATAGAATCAGCTCATAAGCTTATTCATTTCCGCAAAGAAAAATACAATAAATGGGAAGTTTCATTTAAAGAAACAGAACAAAAATGGCAAAAATCAAATAGCAATAAATTAGAATTATGGAAAACTCATTTTAATGATCAATTTGTTGTTTCTTTAAAATCAGAATCTTGGGCTTTAGCAAAAGGAAAAATGGCAACTCGAGTTGCTAGTGGAAAAGCATTATGTGAATTGGCAGCAGAAAATCCAAGACTTGTTGGCGGATCAGCAGATTTAGCGGGTAGTAACTTAACAACCTTACCAAATACCTCTTTTATCAATAGCAAAGATTTTTCAGGTAGAAATATACACTTTGGTGTAAGGGAACATGGAATGGCAGCTATTTGTAACGGAATTACATTGCATGGCGGATTTCAAGCTTATTGCGCTACCTTTGCTGTCTTTTCTGATTATATGAGACCAGCCATTCGACTTGCTGCCATAATGAAAACGCCAACACTATTTATATTAACTCATGATAGTTATGCCGTTGGTGAAGACGGGCCTACACACCAACCAATCGAACATGCTGCTTCATTAAGAGCAATTCCTGACCTACAAGTTTATCGCCCTGCAGATACTCTAGAAACATTTGTAGCTTGGGAAAATGCAGTTGCAACTTATAATAAACCAACTGCTCTTTTATTAACAAGACAAGATCTTGAAGATTTAGACAATCATTTACAAGCTCCTAGAAAAATGGAAAATGTAAAAGAAGGTTTAGTTAAAGGAGCTTACATGCTGAAAGATTTTTCTGAAAATGAAAAATCTGAAAAAATTGTTTTAATTGCTTCAGGAAGTGAAGTTTCTTTAGCATTACAAACAGCTCGCGAGCTAGAGAATAAATCTCTTGAAAATGCCTCAGGAAATAAAGTAACACTTTCAATCCGTGTCATCAGTTCTTGTGCTCCTCAATTGCTTGTTGAAAACCCTGTTACATTAAATAATTTGTTACCTAAAGAGCTTCCTATTATTGCTATAGAAGCGGGTTCTACTCAAAGTTGGGGCGAAATTGTTGGAAGAAATGGAGCTATCTTTGGAATGAAATCATTCGGAGCTTCTGCACCAGCGCAAGATCTAGCAAAACATTTCGGATTTACTCCTGAGAAATTTGGATTATTTATTTTAAACCATCTTAAATTAAGGTAA